CCCGCAGATCCGCAACCGGCAGGCGGAGCAGGTTCCCACCGCCGTGGGCGATGGTCAGGAGGGGCTCGGCGCTCACGGCACCCAGCCGCTGGGCCGGCACGGCCGGGCCGGCGTCGGCGAGGGCCTGCTCCCAGGCCGCGGCCTGGGGCGCGGCCACACTCACCAGCAGGCGGGCGCCCCCCTCGGCGAACAGCAGCCGGTCGATCCGGCCAGCCGCGGGCGCCAGCTCGACAGCGGCCCCCAGCCCGGAGGCGATGCAGCACTCGGCCAGGGCCACCGCCAGGCCGCCATCGCTGAGGTCGTGGGCGCTGCCCACCAGGCCGGCCGTGATCGCCTGGCGCAGAAAGGCCTGCACCCGCCCTTCGAGCTGCAGGTCGGTGCGGGGCGGCCGGCCGGTGGTGAGGCCGTGCAGGCAGGCCAGATAGCTGCTCCCGGCCAGGCCGACGCGATCGTCCGGGGCGGAAGATTCCGGACCGGGGACAGCGGGTGCCAGCGGCAGGCCCAGCAGCCAGATGGCATCGCCGCTCTGGCGCCAGGCCAGGCCGCACACCTGCCGGATGTCCTGCACCAGGCCCACCATCCCCACCACCGGGGTGGGGTGGATGGGCTGCATGGAGCCGTCCGGCAGCCGGGTCTCGTTGTAGAGGGAGACGTTGCCGCCCGTGACCGGAGTGCCGAGTGCCCGGCAGGCCTCCGACAGGCCGCGGCAGGCCATCGCCAGCTGCCAGTAGCCGGTGGGGGTCTCAGGCGAGGGGAAGTTGAGGTTGTCCGTGATCGCCAGGGGCTCGGCGCCGACGCAGCTCAGGTTGCGGGCGGCCTCGGCCACCGCCGCCATGCCTCCCCGCTCGGGATCCAGGGCCACCCAGCGGTTGGGGCAGTCCACCACCGCCGCCACGCCGCGGTGAACCGCCGTGAGGGACCCCTCCCCCTGCTGGGGCCGCAGCCGCACCACCGCCGCATCCGCCCCTCCCGGCGGCACCACGGTGTTGGCCTGCACCTGGTGGTCGTACTGGCGGTACACCCAGCGCTTGGAGGCGATGGTGGGGTCATCCAGCAGGGCCAGCAGCACCTCGTTCCAGCTGGTGGGCTGGCCGGCCCGCTCACCCGTGGCCGGGGTGATGCCCGCAGGCCCGGCGGCGGGCAGATCCTCCTCGTTCCAGCGCCAGTGGGCCTGGATCGCGGCGGGGGGCTCGCTCAGCAGCGTGTGCTGGTTGATCGGGGTGTCGTCCGCCAGGGCGCTGGCGGGCACCTCGGCCGCCACCACACCGTTCTGCAGCACCCGCACCACGTTCTCCTCCAGCACGCGGCCCACCACGGCGGCCTGCAGGCCCCAGCGGGTGAAGCGCACCATCAGCGCCTGCTCCCGGCCGGGCTTCACCACGAACAGCATCCGCTCCTGGGACTCGCTGAGCAGGAATTCGTAGGGGGTCATGCCGGCCTCACGGGCGGGCACCCGGTCGAGATCCAGCTCGATGCCGAGGCCCCCCTTGGCGGCCATCTCCGAGCAGCTGCAGGTGAGGCCGGCGGCGCCCATGTCCTGGGCGGCCACCACGTCGCCGCTCTGAAAGGCCTCGAGGCAGGCCTCGATCAGGCCCTTTTCGAGGAAGGGATCGCCCACCTGCACGGCGGGGCGGTCATCCAGGGAGGCCTCGGTGAGCTCGGCGCTGGCGAAGCTGGCGCCGCCCATGCCGTCGCGGCCGGTGGTGCTGCCCACGTACACCACCGGATAGCCCACCCCCTCGGCGCCGGAGCAGACGATCTGCTCGGTCTCCATCAGCCCCAGGGCCATGGCGTTCACCAGCGGGTTGCCGGAGTAGCTGGGGTCGAAGGCCACCTCGCCGCCCACGGTGGGCACACCCACGCAGTTGCCGTAGTGGGCGATGCCGGCCACCACCCCCTCCATCAGGCCCACGTTGCGCTCGTCGTCGAGGGGCCCGAAGCGCAGGGCGTTGAGCAGGGCGATCGGCCGGGCGCCCATGGTGAAGATGTCGCGCAGGATGCCGCCCACGCCCGTGGCCGCCCCCTGGAAGGGCTCCACCGCCGAGGGGTGGTTGTGGCTCTCGATCTTGAAGGCGAGGCGCTGGCCCTCGCCCAGGTCCACCACGCCGGCGTTCTCGCCGGGGCCCACCAGGATGCGCGGGCCGCTGGTGGGGAACTGGCTCAGCAGGGGGCGCGAATTGCGGTAGCAGCAGTGCTCCGACCACATCACCCCGAACATCCCCAGTTCCGCCCGGTTGGGGGCGCGGCCGAGGCGGCGGCAGATCTCGTCGTAGTCGGCCTGGCTCAGGCCTTCCTTGCGCAGGGCGGCGCTCACGTCGTCGTCGGGAACCGCGTTGTTGAGGCCTGCCACCACAGCCAGGAGGGTTCAGCAGCGTCCAGTGTGGCTGAGCCGCCGCCGGCGACCCGGCCAGCAGCTCAGATCCAGGGATCATCGCTGCCGGCCGGGGCCGCCCGCCGCAGGCGAGGCTCCCGGTCGCCGGGCTCCGGTGGCGCCTCGGCTGCGTCCTGGTCCCACCCGTCGTCGTCGGGATCCTGGTGGTCTGGGGAGCGCTGGAACGCCTCCCAGGGCTCCTCCCAGGGTTCGGGGTCCAGGCCAGGCTCCGCGGCTGGCATGGGATCGAAGTCGTCGTCGCCGTCATCCCATCGCTGCCGCGGCGGCGGGTCCCCGTCGGGGCCTTCCCAGGGCGGTTCCTCGAGCCAGCCCTCCACCCGCTCCTCGAAGCGGCCGCCGGCCTGCTGGAACTGCTCCCGCAGGCGGCTGGTCTCCTCCTGCATCTGGTCACGCCAGCGGCGGGAGCGCCGCAGGAACTCCTGACGCACGCTGGCCCTGGCCAGGGGCAGGTCGTCGAGACCCTCCAGGGCCGTGAACACCTGGCCGGGCTGCTGGTCCACGATCCGATCCGGGCTGAGGCGCCAACGGCTGCTGCCCGGCAGCCGGGGGTCGCTGCGGCTCACCAGGTAGTGGCGGATCCTGCCGGTGGCCAGCTCGATGGCGGCATCGGCGAGCGTGCCGATCGGCTGGCGCCGGACGTCCAGCAGGGAGGCCTCGATCAAGGTGGGCAGGCGTTCGATGGTCTCCTGGTCGGTCTCGGCGGGATCCCCCTTCACCAGGGCCTCCAGCTCCAGCAGCCCGCGCAGCTGATCCAGCCGCCACACCAGCCGGCGGGTGCCGAAGGCCGAGGGCCTGGTGACCCAGCCCAGCACCCGATGCACCGGCGGGTGCATCCACACCATCACGCCGGCACCGCGTTCCAGGCCCTTCTGGCAGCGCACCCGGCGCCGCAGCAGATCGCTCAGCAGGAGTTGCTCGGGGAGCCCCACGGTGGTCAGCTGCGGATCTGCACCGGCATCACCAGGTAGGTGAATCCGGAGGCGTCGCTGGGGCGCAGCACGGCCGGGGTGGTGGGGGCATTGCAGTGCAGCACCACCTGCTCGGAGGCCATCGCCTTGAGGCCGTCGAGCAGGTAGCGCACGTTGAACGCGATCTGCAGGGGGTCGCCCTCGATCGTGGCCGGAACCGACTCCGAGCCCCGGCCCACGTCCTGGGCATCCGCCTGCACCTGGAGGGTGCCGCTGGCCGGATCGGCGGTGATCTTCACCACGTTGTTGTGCTGGTCCGCCAGCACCGCCACGCGCTCCAGGGCGGCGACCAGGGCCCGGCGGTCGGCACTGATGCTGCGGCCGAAGCTGTCGGGGATGAGCTGGGGGTAGTTGGGGTAGGTGCCGTCAAGGCTGCGGCTGGTGAGCACCTGGTCCGCCCAGAGGAACACCACCTGACCCCGCTCGCAGAACAGGCTGAGGGGCTCGTCGGACTGCCGGCTCGAGAGCAGCCGTTCCAGTTCCCGCAGCGACCGGGCCGGCACGGTGACGGCGAAGGGCTCACCGGCCCCCTCCCCCGCTTCGGAATCGGCCTCGGAAGCGCCCGCCGAGTCGGGCTCGGCAGGTCCCGTGCCATGGGCGAGCTTGAGCACGGCGAGGCGATGGCCGTCGGTGGCCGCGCACTCGAGGGCCCCGGCATCCAGGCGCAGGTGCACGCCGGTGAGCAGCTGCTTGGCCTCATCGCCGCTGCTGGCGAACAGGGTGGCCCGCAGCCCTTTGACCAGGGCCTCGGCGTCGAGCCGGATCGGCTGACCGCTCTGCACCAGGGGCAGGTCGGGGAAGTCTTCGGCCGGCATGCCCCGCATCTGGTAGTTGCCGGAGAGGCTGATCAGATCCACCTGTTCGGCATTGTCCGGGCACTGAATGGTGATCGGCCCTTCCGCGGACAGGCGCGACACGATCTCGCCGAACAGCCTGGCCGGCAACGTGATGGCGCCGCTGGACTCCACGGTGGCGGCCAGACTCGTCTGGATGCCAAGGCTGAGGTCGAAACCGGTGAGGCTGAGCCGGCCGGTACCGGCGTCGGCTGTGAGCAGCACGTTCGCGAGCACCGGGTGGGTGGGGCGTGACGCCACGGCACGGCTGACCAGTTGGAGGCTGGCGCTGAGTTCTGTCTGAGAGCAGACCAGCTTCATGGCGAGCGGTGCCGTCGGAGGGAACGGATTGGGGGCTTCCACGCTTCCACAGCCCGGCCCAATGCGCAACGGCGGTGATCCGGCGGCATCCGGCCCTCCTGTCCCGGATCAAAAGAAACAGAAGAAGAGAAAGCAATCCGTAGCCGTAGAGCCTGAGGAAACTGAGGAAAACGGCCGAGCAGGCCTCTCCCTGTCGGGATCTGCGCCGCTCCAGCCTGAGGAACCCGATCCGCCCGATGGGGAGAGCCGGGCGTTTTCCTCCGTTTCCCGGTCCTGAGGAAAAAGGTCGTCGTGGCAGAGGGGCTGGTTGTGCTGGAGATTCCCACCGGATGGCCCAGGGTTTTGCGGAGGTTTCCGGCAGACACCTGCGTGATCGTCCTCGGCGCAACGCCATGAAAAAGCCCCCGGCAGAGGCCGGGGGCGAGGGGGCTGCAGGGGGAGGAGGCGGTGACCTCCGGCTCAGAAGCCCATCACGGCGGCCACCTTGGCCGTGTCGGCCTCCAGGCCGGTGTGGAAATGGGCGTCGTTGTGTTCGATGGCCGTGGCCGGGTCCTTCAGGCCATTGCCGGTGAGCACACACACCACCGTGGCCCCTGCCGGCACCTCCGCCCGGCGCTTGAGCAGGCCGGCCACCGAAGCGGCGCTGGCCGGCTCACAGAACACCCCCTCCTCACTGCCCAGCAGCTTGTAGGCCTCGATGATCTCCGCATCGGTCACGGCCATGAAGCCCCCGCCGCTCTCCGCTTCCACCTTCAGGGCGTTGTCGCGGTTCACGGGGTTGCCGATGCGGATGGCCGTGGCGATGGTGTCGGGCTGCTCCACCGTGTGGCCCAGCACCAGGGGAGCTGAACCCGCGGCCTGGAAACCCAGCATGCGCGGCAGCCGCGAGCTGCGGCCGGCCTGGCGGTACTCGTTGAAGCCCATCCAGTAGGCGGTGATGTTGCCGGCGTTGCCGACCGGGATGCAGAGCCAGTCCGGTGCCTCCCCGAGGGCATCCACCACCTCGAAGGCCGCGGTCTTCTGGCCCTGCAGGCGGTAGGGGTTCACCGAGTTCACCAGGGTGACCGGGTACTGGTTGGCCACCTCCTGCACGATCGCCAGGGCCCGGTCGAAATTGCCCTGGATGGCGATCACCTCGGCGCCGTAGAGCAGGGCCTGGGCCAGCTTGCCCTGGGCCACATAGCCATCGGGAATCAGCACGAAGGCCCGCATGCCGCCGCGCCGGGCGTAGGCCGCCGCGGCCGCCGAGGTGTTGCCGGTGCTGGCGCAGATCACGGCCTCGGAGCCCTCCTCCCGGGCCTTGGAGATGGCCATGGTCATGCCCCGGTCCTTGAAGGAGCCGGTGGGGTTGAGGCCGTCGTACTTGAGGAACACCTTCACCCCATTGCCGATCCGCGCGGCGATGGCGGGGCTCGGGATCAGGGGTGTCGCCCCCTCCCGCAGGGTGATCACCGGCGTGTTGGCCGTCACGGGAAGCCACGACCGGTACGCCTCGATCAGACCCGGCCAGTCCTGCATCACAGGACCGCCGAAGCCAGGCCCCAAGCCCAGGCGTCGCAGGGATTGGAGCAGGGGCAAGGGGGCAGGGGGTGGCTAGAGCGAATCTACGGCTCGGCAGCGGGCGCCGTGCCGGCGGCGGGGGGCTTCGGGGCTGCCTCGCCGTTGCTGCCCCGCAGCCCATCGAGGGGGGATTCCGAGAAGAACCGCACCAGCTCGGTGATCGAGCTGGCCTTCTGCATCACGGCCAGCAGGGCCGGGATGTTCACTTCCAGCTCCTGGGTGGGATAGGCCCGCAGAAAGCCGATCGCCGAGAGGGATCCATTGCCGTTGGCCAGGCCCACGATCAGGGCGGAGCGCAACGCCGGGATGCCCTGGTTGCGGGCTTTGAGCGGGTAGGCCACCTGGGCGAGGCGCTGCAGCACCGCCTCACCGATGCGGGTGTTGAGCAGCCGGCTCACCAGCGTGATCGGCAGGCTGATCGACTGATTCAGCAGCGAGGCGACGGTCTTCGGGTCCTGATTGCTGAAGCGGAGCACGTCGGTGAGCAGGCCGCGGGACTCCCCGGTGGTGGCCAGGTGCTCGAGATCGGCGACGGAGAGCGAGCGCCGGAATGCCCCGCTCACGAACACCAGGTTTTCGGCGGCGATGGCGGCGGGGGAACCCAGGCTGAGGCCGAGGCCCATCAGTGCCGCCAGCACCCGGTTGCAGAGGGAGCGTGATGCCATCGGCTCACCCTAGGGGCATTTCAGCCGGGGGCCACAGCCGTCCGGGGCAGGGATCCCGGTGGCACCATCACATCCCGCAGCAGCCGCACCACGCCCCGTTCCGCCAGGCCCTTGGCCAGGTCGAGGCCCATGCGCCGCAGCTCGGGCTCGCCGAGCACCCGCGGCAGGCGGCTCAGCAGCAGCTGGGGTTCAAAGCCCGGCAGGGCCTGCAGGATCGCCACCAGCTGCTGGAGCGGGGCGAGGTCGAGCAGGGGTTCGCTGCTGCGCAGCAGCGCGCGCTGGCGCAGTCCAGGCGGCTGCAGCCGTTCGGGCAGGCGCTTGCCGAGCCGCAGGGTGGTTTCCCAGGCCAGCCCATCGAGCTTCTCCACCAGGGCGTCCACCAGCTGCTGGCGCAGCATGCCGCCGTTGGGGGAGAAGAGGAAATCGAGCACCTGATCCAGCAGGCTCTCGAGATCGAGATCCGAACCCTGGGAGGCGCTGGCGATGAGGTTGTCGAGCCGCTGCCAGCGGAAGATCTCGCCATCGAAGAGCATCTCCTTGAGGCTCTCCCGCAGGCTCGGATCGGGGTCCTCCATCAGCCGCCGGGCGAAGTAGGGGTAGGCCGCGCCGAGGATCTTGAAGTCCGGGTCCACGCTCAGGGCGATGCCCTCGAGCGTCACCAGCGAGCGGATGATCAGGGCGTAATAGGGCGGCACCTGGAAGGGGAACCGGTACATCACCCCGGAGAGGTCGTCCGTGACGGCCTTGAAGTCCATCCGGCTCACGCCCATCTCCAGGGCCTGGCCGAAGACGCTCTCGAAGGCCGGAACGATCGGTTCGAGGTCCACGTCCTCCGCCAGAAAACCCAGGCTCACGAAATCCCTGGACAGGCGCGAGAAGTTGCGGTTCACCAGGTGCACCACCGCCTGGATCAGGCCGGTGCGGGCCTCACGGCTCACCGAACTCATCATGCCGAAGTCGAGATAGGCGAGACGGCCATCCGGCAGGGCCAGCAGGTTGCCGGGATGGGGATCGGCATGGAAGAAGCCGTGCTCGAGCAGCTGCTGCAGGCTGCAGTTCACCCCCACCTCCACCATGTCGTCGGGGTCGATGCCGATGGCCCGCACGGCCTCGAGGTTGGTGAGCTTCACCCCGTCCATCCACTCCATCGTGAGCACCCGGCGGCTGGTGGCCTGGTGGTGGATGCGGGGCACGGCGATGCGCGGATTGTGCCGGTGCAGCGCCGCGAAGCGCTCGGCATTGCTCGCCTCGTTGAAGTAATCCATCTCCTCGAACACCCGCTGGCCCAGCTCATCGATCAGGGCCACCAGATCGCTGCGGATCAGCCCCACGTTGCGGTTGATCCAGCTGGCGATGTTCCGCACGATGTACAGATCCAGGGTGATCTGCTCCCGCAGGCCGGGGCGCTGCACCTTCACGGCCACCGCTTCGCCGCTGCGCAGCCTGCCGCGGTGCACCTGGCCCAGGGAGGCCGCCGAGATCGGCTCCCGATCCAGCTCCGCGAAGATCGCCGCCACCGGCGCGCCGAGATCCTCCTCGATGCAGGCCATGGCCAGGGCCGGATCGAAGCCGGGCAGCTGGTCCTGCAGCTGGGCCAGCTCCTCGAGCAGCAGGGGCGGCACGATGTCGGGCCGGGTGGAGAGGGCCTGGCCGGCCTTGATGAAGGCCGGACCCAGGGAGGCGATCAGATCGGCGGCCTCCTTCGCCCGGGCCCGGGCCCGGGCGGGTGTGCTGAGCTGCCCGAGCAGCCAGTCGAACCCAACCCCGATCAGGTAGAGGCTGATCGGCATCAGCGTCTGCCAGAGCCGGCGGATCAGCCGCTGGGGGTGGCCGGCATAGATCCGTCGGATCGCCACCGGGTCGTAGCTCAGCAGCCCGGAGGCTTCGATGAAGTCGCTGAGTTCGTTCCGGCCGGCACCAGCCGGCGGCTGGCCCGGGGAAGCGGTGGCGGGTGCTTCGGTGGTGCGCGTGGCGTTGGCGCTCGCGTCGAGAGCGACCGATTCAGCCGCGGCTGAGCCGGTCGCAGTTGGGTCGGCTGCGGTTGAATCGGTCGGGGTGGAGTCGGCCGGGGCTGCCCCGCGCGCCGGCGCGATGGCCGCCTCGCCCTGCACGGCCTGGCGCATCGCTGCAGCGGCCTGCTCAAGCGCGGTGGTGGAAGCGGATTCAGGCGGACGGCTCACCATGGCTTGCGATGTGCCGCAGGTGGGAGATCCCCTTCTAAAGCAAACAGACAGCCGCTACGGTCGGCGCGACCGCCGGAGGCTGCGTGCTCACGGCCCTGCGCCTCGAGAACATCGTCCTGATCGAGCGGCTGGAGCTCACGTTCAGCTCCGGCTTCACCGTGCTCACCGGTGAGACCGGCGCGGGGAAATCGATTCTTCTGGACGCCCTCGACGCCCTTCTGGGCGGCTTTCCCGGCGGGGCTGCGGCGCGGCTGCTGCGCCAGGGTGCCGGCAGCGGCCGCATCGAGGCCAGCTTCACGCTCTCGCCGCCGCTGGAGCGCTGGCTCGTCGACCAGCAGCTCGAGGATGCTCCGCTCGAGGAGGGCACCCTGGTGCTGGCCCGGGACTGGCGCCTGAGCGAGGGACGCCTCACCAGCCGCCACCGCCTCAACGGCGTCAGCATCAACCGGACCCAGCTGCTGGAGTTGCGCCCCCTGTTGCTGGATCTCACCGTGCAGGGCCAGACCCAGCACCTGGCCCGGGCCGGCCAGCAGCGGCGCTGGCTGGATCGCTCCGGTGGTGAGGCCCTGGAGGAAGCCCTGGCCTGCGCGGCCCGCGCCTGGGGGGCGTGGAAGCAGGCCGCCGCCGCCCTGCAGCAGGCCCGGGCGGCCCTGGATCAGCTCCAGCGGCAACGGGCCGACCAGGAGGAGTGCCTGGCGGAGCTGGAGGCGGCTGGCCTCGACGATCCCCAGGAGCGGCTGCGGCTGCAGCAGGAGCAGGACCGGCTCGCCCATGGCGTGCGGTTGCAGGAGGGCGTGGCCGTGCTGCTGGGCCGGCTGGTGGAGGGGGCCGAGGGGGCTCCCTCCGTGCTCGATCACCTGGCGGCCTGCGAGCCGGAGTGGCAGGCCATGCGGCACTGCGATGGCTCGGTGGCGGCCCTGCAGGAGCGGGCGGCGGAGGTGCTGGCGCTGCTGCAGGACCTGGTGCGCGACCTCGACCGCTACGGCGCCGGCCTGGAGAGCGACCCCGAGACCCTGGCGGCCCTGCAGGCGCGGATGCAGCAGCTCAAGCTGCTGGAGCGACGCCACGGCCGCGATCTGGCGGAGCTGATCGCCCTGCGCGACCAGCTCCGCCAGCAGCTGGCTCCCGGCGGGCTGCAGGCTTCCGTGCAGGAACTGGAGCAGCGGGAGGAGGAGGCGCGGCGGCAGCGGGACGCGGCGAACGCGGCCCTGACGGCCCTGCGCCGCGAGGCGGCCGGCCGCCTCGACGCCCGGATGCTCGACGCCCTGCGGCCGATGGGGCTGGCCAACGTGCGCTTCCAGGTGCGGATCGCTCCAGCCGAGCCGGGCGAGGAGGGCGCCGACGCCGTGGAGTTCCTCTTCTCGGCCAACCCCGGCCAGCCCCTGGCGCCCCTGGCGGAGGTGGCTTCCGGCGGGGAGATGAGTCGCTTCCTGCTGGCGCTGAAGACCTGCCTGGCGGCGGCCGACCCGCACGTGACCCTGCTGTTCGATGAGATCGACTCCGGCGTGAGCGGCCGGGTGAGCGGGGCGATGGCCACCCTGCTGCGGCGCCTCGCCGCCCGGCGCCAGGTGTTCTGCGTGACCCACCAACCCCTTGTGGCGGCTGCGGCGGACCACCATTTCCAGGTGTCCAAGCAGGTGGTGGCCGGCATGACCCACACGCGAGTGTCCCAACTGCGGGACACTCGGGCGCGCCAGGCCGAGCTGGCGGAGCTGGCCGGGGGCGACCACGGCGAGGCGCGCAGCTATGCGGCCAGCCTGCTGGAGAAGCGAGCCGCGGAGTCCGGCTGAGCCGCGCCGCGTCGCACCGGAGCGGCGGTGCCCACCGATCCCGTTGATGTTCTTTACATTCGGGTTTGCCGCTGTGGCCCCCGTGCCCTGGACCGCCGCCGACATCCCCGACCAGTCCGGTCGCCTTGCCCTCGTGACCGGGGCCAGCAGCGGGCTCGGCTTCGAGACGGCCCGGGC
This portion of the Cyanobium sp. NIES-981 genome encodes:
- the purL gene encoding phosphoribosylformylglycinamidine synthase subunit PurL yields the protein MVAGLNNAVPDDDVSAALRKEGLSQADYDEICRRLGRAPNRAELGMFGVMWSEHCCYRNSRPLLSQFPTSGPRILVGPGENAGVVDLGEGQRLAFKIESHNHPSAVEPFQGAATGVGGILRDIFTMGARPIALLNALRFGPLDDERNVGLMEGVVAGIAHYGNCVGVPTVGGEVAFDPSYSGNPLVNAMALGLMETEQIVCSGAEGVGYPVVYVGSTTGRDGMGGASFASAELTEASLDDRPAVQVGDPFLEKGLIEACLEAFQSGDVVAAQDMGAAGLTCSCSEMAAKGGLGIELDLDRVPAREAGMTPYEFLLSESQERMLFVVKPGREQALMVRFTRWGLQAAVVGRVLEENVVRVLQNGVVAAEVPASALADDTPINQHTLLSEPPAAIQAHWRWNEEDLPAAGPAGITPATGERAGQPTSWNEVLLALLDDPTIASKRWVYRQYDHQVQANTVVPPGGADAAVVRLRPQQGEGSLTAVHRGVAAVVDCPNRWVALDPERGGMAAVAEAARNLSCVGAEPLAITDNLNFPSPETPTGYWQLAMACRGLSEACRALGTPVTGGNVSLYNETRLPDGSMQPIHPTPVVGMVGLVQDIRQVCGLAWRQSGDAIWLLGLPLAPAVPGPESSAPDDRVGLAGSSYLACLHGLTTGRPPRTDLQLEGRVQAFLRQAITAGLVGSAHDLSDGGLAVALAECCIASGLGAAVELAPAAGRIDRLLFAEGGARLLVSVAAPQAAAWEQALADAGPAVPAQRLGAVSAEPLLTIAHGGGNLLRLPVADLRERFEQAIPRRMGVDLPPTV
- a CDS encoding alpha/beta hydrolase, which translates into the protein MASRSLCNRVLAALMGLGLSLGSPAAIAAENLVFVSGAFRRSLSVADLEHLATTGESRGLLTDVLRFSNQDPKTVASLLNQSISLPITLVSRLLNTRIGEAVLQRLAQVAYPLKARNQGIPALRSALIVGLANGNGSLSAIGFLRAYPTQELEVNIPALLAVMQKASSITELVRFFSESPLDGLRGSNGEAAPKPPAAGTAPAAEP
- the recN gene encoding DNA repair protein RecN codes for the protein MLTALRLENIVLIERLELTFSSGFTVLTGETGAGKSILLDALDALLGGFPGGAAARLLRQGAGSGRIEASFTLSPPLERWLVDQQLEDAPLEEGTLVLARDWRLSEGRLTSRHRLNGVSINRTQLLELRPLLLDLTVQGQTQHLARAGQQRRWLDRSGGEALEEALACAARAWGAWKQAAAALQQARAALDQLQRQRADQEECLAELEAAGLDDPQERLRLQQEQDRLAHGVRLQEGVAVLLGRLVEGAEGAPSVLDHLAACEPEWQAMRHCDGSVAALQERAAEVLALLQDLVRDLDRYGAGLESDPETLAALQARMQQLKLLERRHGRDLAELIALRDQLRQQLAPGGLQASVQELEQREEEARRQRDAANAALTALRREAAGRLDARMLDALRPMGLANVRFQVRIAPAEPGEEGADAVEFLFSANPGQPLAPLAEVASGGEMSRFLLALKTCLAAADPHVTLLFDEIDSGVSGRVSGAMATLLRRLAARRQVFCVTHQPLVAAAADHHFQVSKQVVAGMTHTRVSQLRDTRARQAELAELAGGDHGEARSYAASLLEKRAAESG
- the dnaN gene encoding DNA polymerase III subunit beta translates to MKLVCSQTELSASLQLVSRAVASRPTHPVLANVLLTADAGTGRLSLTGFDLSLGIQTSLAATVESSGAITLPARLFGEIVSRLSAEGPITIQCPDNAEQVDLISLSGNYQMRGMPAEDFPDLPLVQSGQPIRLDAEALVKGLRATLFASSGDEAKQLLTGVHLRLDAGALECAATDGHRLAVLKLAHGTGPAEPDSAGASEADSEAGEGAGEPFAVTVPARSLRELERLLSSRQSDEPLSLFCERGQVVFLWADQVLTSRSLDGTYPNYPQLIPDSFGRSISADRRALVAALERVAVLADQHNNVVKITADPASGTLQVQADAQDVGRGSESVPATIEGDPLQIAFNVRYLLDGLKAMASEQVVLHCNAPTTPAVLRPSDASGFTYLVMPVQIRS
- a CDS encoding AarF/ABC1/UbiB kinase family protein; this translates as MVSRPPESASTTALEQAAAAMRQAVQGEAAIAPARGAAPADSTPTDSTAADPTATGSAAAESVALDASANATRTTEAPATASPGQPPAGAGRNELSDFIEASGLLSYDPVAIRRIYAGHPQRLIRRLWQTLMPISLYLIGVGFDWLLGQLSTPARARARAKEAADLIASLGPAFIKAGQALSTRPDIVPPLLLEELAQLQDQLPGFDPALAMACIEEDLGAPVAAIFAELDREPISAASLGQVHRGRLRSGEAVAVKVQRPGLREQITLDLYIVRNIASWINRNVGLIRSDLVALIDELGQRVFEEMDYFNEASNAERFAALHRHNPRIAVPRIHHQATSRRVLTMEWMDGVKLTNLEAVRAIGIDPDDMVEVGVNCSLQQLLEHGFFHADPHPGNLLALPDGRLAYLDFGMMSSVSREARTGLIQAVVHLVNRNFSRLSRDFVSLGFLAEDVDLEPIVPAFESVFGQALEMGVSRMDFKAVTDDLSGVMYRFPFQVPPYYALIIRSLVTLEGIALSVDPDFKILGAAYPYFARRLMEDPDPSLRESLKEMLFDGEIFRWQRLDNLIASASQGSDLDLESLLDQVLDFLFSPNGGMLRQQLVDALVEKLDGLAWETTLRLGKRLPERLQPPGLRQRALLRSSEPLLDLAPLQQLVAILQALPGFEPQLLLSRLPRVLGEPELRRMGLDLAKGLAERGVVRLLRDVMVPPGSLPRTAVAPG
- the thrC gene encoding threonine synthase, coding for MQDWPGLIEAYRSWLPVTANTPVITLREGATPLIPSPAIAARIGNGVKVFLKYDGLNPTGSFKDRGMTMAISKAREEGSEAVICASTGNTSAAAAAYARRGGMRAFVLIPDGYVAQGKLAQALLYGAEVIAIQGNFDRALAIVQEVANQYPVTLVNSVNPYRLQGQKTAAFEVVDALGEAPDWLCIPVGNAGNITAYWMGFNEYRQAGRSSRLPRMLGFQAAGSAPLVLGHTVEQPDTIATAIRIGNPVNRDNALKVEAESGGGFMAVTDAEIIEAYKLLGSEEGVFCEPASAASVAGLLKRRAEVPAGATVVCVLTGNGLKDPATAIEHNDAHFHTGLEADTAKVAAVMGF
- a CDS encoding RNA methyltransferase, with amino-acid sequence MGLPEQLLLSDLLRRRVRCQKGLERGAGVMVWMHPPVHRVLGWVTRPSAFGTRRLVWRLDQLRGLLELEALVKGDPAETDQETIERLPTLIEASLLDVRRQPIGTLADAAIELATGRIRHYLVSRSDPRLPGSSRWRLSPDRIVDQQPGQVFTALEGLDDLPLARASVRQEFLRRSRRWRDQMQEETSRLREQFQQAGGRFEERVEGWLEEPPWEGPDGDPPPRQRWDDGDDDFDPMPAAEPGLDPEPWEEPWEAFQRSPDHQDPDDDGWDQDAAEAPPEPGDREPRLRRAAPAGSDDPWI